CTGACCAAAGTTACTCACTTTGTCTCTTTATGTACCGTATGTGCACGATCGAATCGACAGAACTTTTTTGTTTCAAGACGTTCTTTATGTTGTGTCTTATTCTTTTTAGTGGTGTAATTTCTATTTCCA
The genomic region above belongs to Candidatus Ancaeobacter aquaticus and contains:
- the rpmG gene encoding 50S ribosomal protein L33, whose product is MREIITLECTQCGNRNYTTKKNKTQHKERLETKKFCRFDRAHTVHKETK